One genomic segment of Sphingobacteriales bacterium includes these proteins:
- a CDS encoding DUF4249 family protein, with product MNDKDSGFSCNFGFMIYKNIAFICSFVIVLYFSACSTDFDVNADWQENTIVYGLLDQTKDVQYIRINKAFLDKNTGALEVAAIPDSLYFKNALVTLEEYANYTVNEEDGSIAVQGNVVRTYTFEKVNAADEGLSKEAGIFANEPFFLYKTNTAGADSLVGTHAYKLKIITDGGNLIEAVTPLAYVPQTPGQTFRYLIHQPKTSASINLTLPTGTSPDRKIAVEFNPANNGAIYDLILDIVYSETLIADPTQVKIDTLRWDLFRSRPKEEFPAISGGTRRQYSQLTTEDFMNYIAANMQPNEAVYRQLKAMNFTMYTATDNVKNFQDIALAAQSSLNGGDFKPNYTNISNGYGLFGARYSETVSVTAFEAAGLDEIACGSITGGLNFAPSPGSIYFPYCP from the coding sequence ATGAATGATAAAGATAGTGGCTTTTCTTGTAACTTTGGCTTTATGATATACAAAAATATAGCATTTATCTGCTCTTTTGTCATTGTTTTATATTTTTCGGCTTGCTCCACTGACTTTGATGTCAATGCCGACTGGCAGGAAAACACCATTGTATATGGCTTGCTCGACCAAACCAAAGACGTACAATATATTCGTATCAATAAAGCATTTTTGGACAAAAATACGGGTGCTTTGGAAGTGGCAGCTATCCCCGATTCTTTGTATTTTAAAAATGCGCTCGTTACTTTAGAGGAATACGCCAATTATACGGTCAATGAAGAAGATGGCTCTATTGCTGTACAGGGCAATGTGGTGCGTACTTATACTTTTGAAAAAGTGAATGCTGCCGATGAGGGTTTGAGCAAAGAAGCGGGTATTTTTGCCAATGAGCCTTTCTTTTTATATAAAACCAATACCGCCGGAGCTGATAGCTTGGTGGGTACGCACGCTTATAAACTCAAAATTATTACCGACGGTGGCAATTTGATAGAGGCGGTTACGCCATTGGCGTATGTGCCGCAAACACCCGGTCAGACTTTCAGATACCTTATTCATCAGCCCAAAACGAGCGCCAGCATCAACCTTACCCTGCCCACAGGAACTAGCCCCGACCGCAAAATTGCAGTTGAATTTAACCCTGCCAACAATGGTGCTATTTATGATTTGATACTCGATATTGTGTATTCCGAAACACTTATCGCCGACCCTACTCAGGTGAAAATAGATACTTTGCGGTGGGATTTGTTCAGAAGCCGCCCCAAAGAGGAATTTCCGGCAATTTCCGGCGGCACTCGCCGACAATATTCTCAACTGACCACCGAAGATTTTATGAATTATATCGCTGCCAATATGCAACCTAATGAGGCGGTGTATCGCCAACTAAAAGCGATGAATTTTACGATGTACACCGCTACCGATAATGTGAAAAATTTTCAAGATATTGCTTTGGCAGCACAATCCAGCTTAAACGGCGGCGACTTTAAGCCCAACTACACCAATATAAGCAACGGCTACGGATTATTTGGAGCACGCTACAGCGAAACGGTAAGTGTTACTGCTTTTGAAGCCGCCGGATTAGACGAAATCGCCTGCGGCAGCATCACCGGCGGTTTGAATTTTGCCCCCAGCCCCGGTAGCATTTATTTTCCGTATTGCCCCTAA
- the cadA gene encoding cadmium-translocating P-type ATPase yields the protein MQQHQHLYDKDGKQLCCTLEDKIYSNAQELIEEQQGGEEDHDHQHHIAKNNIIQLFFPAAGSLFLLLLAVYFDHFLQPAFFTGQVRLLWYILAYMPVGFPVIKSMFESLAKGEIFSEFILMVIATTGAFAIGQYPEGVAVMLFYAIGELFQTLAVKRAKGNIKALLDQRPDQVTILRNNAPISIKAENVSIGDIIQLKAGEKLALDGELLSENASFNTAALTGESQPDTKQKGETVLAGMINLNTVALIKATKAYKDSKLSKILELVQNASSQKAPTELFIRKFAKYYTPIVVLLAVLICLVPSFFVSDYHFRDWLYRALIFLVISCPCALVISIPLGYFGGIGAASRKGILFKVSNFLDIMANIKQVVMDKTGTLTEGVFKVQEVVINSDYNKTEILDWVNALESHSTHPVASAVHEYVGAVNSDIHFENIEEIAGQGLKATLEGKEILVGNLKLLNKHAVVFPQKLYQIPFTLIAIAYNQVFIGYLTVADTIKDDAAEAVKKLHRFGVKIMMLSGDKTAVVQAVASQLNIHQAFGELLPEDKVDKVKEIKAQNEQVAFVGDGVNDAPVIALSDVGIAMGGLGSDATIETADIVIQDDRPSKIPMAIEIGKATKRIVWQNISMAFAVKFIVLILGAGGIATMWEAVFADVGVALLAIANAIRIQKMKF from the coding sequence ATGCAACAACACCAACATCTATACGATAAAGACGGCAAACAACTTTGTTGTACACTTGAAGATAAAATTTATTCCAACGCTCAAGAATTAATTGAAGAGCAGCAGGGCGGAGAAGAAGATCACGACCATCAACACCACATTGCCAAAAACAATATTATTCAGTTGTTTTTTCCTGCCGCCGGCAGTCTCTTTTTGCTTCTATTGGCTGTTTATTTTGATCATTTTCTCCAACCTGCCTTTTTTACAGGGCAGGTACGTTTGTTGTGGTATATTTTGGCTTATATGCCGGTGGGATTTCCGGTGATTAAATCAATGTTTGAAAGCCTTGCAAAAGGCGAAATTTTTTCAGAATTTATTTTAATGGTCATTGCCACCACAGGTGCTTTTGCAATTGGACAATATCCCGAAGGTGTGGCGGTTATGTTGTTTTATGCAATTGGAGAGTTGTTTCAAACACTCGCTGTAAAACGCGCCAAAGGCAATATCAAGGCATTGTTAGACCAAAGACCTGACCAAGTAACTATTTTGCGAAATAATGCGCCTATCAGTATCAAAGCTGAAAATGTATCCATCGGCGATATTATACAACTCAAAGCCGGCGAAAAATTGGCGTTAGACGGCGAGCTGCTTTCTGAAAATGCCTCTTTTAATACCGCCGCATTGACAGGAGAGAGCCAACCCGATACCAAACAAAAAGGCGAAACGGTATTGGCAGGAATGATAAATCTGAATACAGTTGCACTCATAAAAGCAACTAAGGCTTATAAAGACAGCAAGCTCTCAAAAATTTTGGAATTAGTGCAAAACGCAAGTTCTCAAAAAGCACCAACCGAATTGTTTATCCGAAAGTTTGCCAAATATTATACGCCTATTGTCGTGCTCTTAGCTGTTTTGATTTGTCTTGTGCCTTCGTTTTTCGTCAGCGATTATCATTTTAGAGATTGGCTCTATCGTGCCCTGATATTTTTAGTCATTTCGTGCCCTTGTGCCTTAGTTATTTCTATTCCGCTGGGTTATTTTGGCGGCATTGGTGCTGCGAGTAGAAAGGGTATTTTGTTCAAAGTCAGCAATTTTTTGGATATAATGGCCAATATAAAGCAGGTTGTTATGGACAAAACGGGTACGCTTACTGAGGGAGTGTTTAAGGTACAGGAAGTTGTTATCAATTCCGACTACAACAAAACTGAAATTTTAGATTGGGTCAATGCTTTGGAAAGCCACAGTACGCATCCGGTGGCAAGTGCCGTACACGAGTATGTAGGTGCCGTAAATTCCGATATCCACTTTGAAAATATAGAAGAAATTGCAGGGCAAGGTTTAAAAGCTACGCTGGAAGGAAAAGAAATTTTAGTGGGCAACCTCAAATTGCTCAACAAGCACGCTGTTGTTTTTCCGCAAAAATTGTATCAAATACCTTTTACGCTTATTGCCATAGCCTACAACCAAGTATTTATAGGCTACCTCACCGTTGCCGATACCATCAAAGATGATGCTGCCGAAGCTGTGAAAAAACTGCATCGCTTTGGCGTAAAAATAATGATGCTGAGTGGCGACAAAACCGCTGTGGTGCAAGCAGTAGCATCGCAACTCAATATACATCAGGCTTTTGGTGAACTATTGCCCGAAGATAAAGTTGATAAGGTTAAAGAAATTAAAGCCCAAAATGAGCAGGTTGCCTTTGTTGGCGATGGTGTAAATGATGCTCCCGTTATAGCATTAAGTGATGTCGGTATTGCGATGGGCGGTTTAGGCAGCGATGCAACCATAGAAACAGCCGATATCGTGATTCAAGATGATAGACCCTCCAAAATTCCTATGGCAATTGAAATAGGAAAAGCTACAAAACGTATCGTTTGGCAAAATATATCAATGGCTTTTGCTGTTAAGTTTATCGTTTTAATATTAGGTGCGGGGGGTATAGCAACCATGTGGGAGGCTGTTTTTGCTGATGTGGGCGTGGCTCTGTTGGCTATTGCGAATGCTATCAGAATACAAAAAATGAAGTTTTAA